Proteins encoded by one window of Candidatus Methylomirabilota bacterium:
- a CDS encoding nucleotide sugar dehydrogenase — MLERLRARLDDRSATVGVAGLGYVGLPLAVEFARAGYRVTGIDPDEARVALVNRGESYIEDIRADEVAAVVRPGRFTARPSWDAADTVDAIVICVPTPFNANREPDLSYVRAAAEEIGRRLRPGQLIVLESTTYPGTTEEVLLPLLQRSGLRVGLDFGLAYSPERVDPGNRDFHIPNTPKLVGGVTPLCTALAAALYEKVVVKVVPVSSPRVAETAKLLENIFRNVNIALVNELAMLCDRMR; from the coding sequence ATGCTGGAGCGTCTGCGCGCGCGTCTTGACGATCGGAGCGCCACGGTCGGCGTGGCCGGCCTCGGCTACGTCGGGCTGCCGCTGGCCGTCGAGTTCGCCCGCGCCGGGTACCGCGTCACCGGCATCGACCCCGACGAAGCCCGCGTCGCCCTCGTCAATCGCGGCGAGAGCTACATCGAGGACATCCGCGCCGACGAGGTGGCGGCGGTCGTCCGCCCGGGCCGCTTCACCGCCCGCCCGTCCTGGGACGCGGCCGACACCGTCGACGCGATCGTCATCTGCGTCCCGACGCCGTTCAACGCGAATCGGGAGCCGGATCTCTCGTACGTCCGGGCCGCCGCCGAGGAAATCGGTCGCCGCCTCCGGCCGGGCCAGCTGATCGTGCTCGAGAGCACCACCTATCCGGGGACGACCGAGGAGGTGCTCCTCCCGCTCCTCCAGCGGAGCGGCCTCCGGGTCGGCCTGGACTTCGGCCTGGCCTACTCGCCCGAGCGCGTCGATCCGGGGAACCGGGACTTCCACATCCCGAACACGCCGAAGCTCGTGGGCGGGGTGACCCCGCTCTGCACCGCCCTGGCCGCCGCCCTCTACGAGAAGGTCGTGGTCAAGGTGGTGCCGGTGTCATCCCCGCGGGTGGCCGAGACGGCGAAGCTCCTCGAGAACATCTTCCGGAACGTGAACATCGCCCTCGTCAACGAGCTGGCGATGCTCTGCGACCGGATGCG
- a CDS encoding glycosyltransferase produces MTERASTDPTSGGDTQERVRVVRVIARLNVGGPALHATLLSERLCPARYDSLLVTGRPGPAEGDYLALRGKASPRVVVLPALGREIRGGADLLAFAGLVRLIRRVRPHIVHTHTAKAGTLGRLAARLLGVPVVVHTYHGHVFHGYFAPATTRVLLGIERWLGRRTERLLAVSETVRRELLALGIGTPERLTVMPLGLDLDPFVAAEAARGALRAELGVDRRALLCGIVARLVPIKAHELFLEAAATVVRRLPESAFLVIGEGERRAELEGLATRLGLARHVRFLGWRPDLDRIYADLDLAVLTSRNEGSPVSLIEAMAAARPVVATRVGGVPDLVEDGITGRLVPPGDAPALAAAIEALLRDPGARQAMGAAGRKRVVPAFGADRLLADMDRLYTELLAWRR; encoded by the coding sequence ATGACTGAGCGTGCGAGCACAGACCCGACGTCGGGCGGCGACACGCAGGAGCGCGTCCGGGTCGTGCGGGTGATCGCGCGGCTGAATGTCGGGGGTCCGGCCCTCCACGCCACGCTCCTCAGCGAGCGCCTCTGCCCCGCCCGCTACGACTCGCTGCTGGTCACGGGGCGGCCGGGGCCCGCGGAAGGCGACTACCTGGCGCTGCGGGGGAAGGCCTCGCCGCGCGTGGTCGTCCTGCCCGCCCTGGGCCGCGAGATCCGGGGCGGCGCGGACCTGCTGGCCTTCGCGGGGCTCGTCCGCCTGATCCGCCGCGTCCGGCCCCACATCGTCCACACCCACACGGCCAAGGCCGGGACGCTGGGGCGCCTGGCCGCGCGCCTCCTCGGCGTGCCGGTGGTCGTCCACACCTACCACGGTCACGTCTTCCACGGCTACTTCGCGCCCGCCACGACGCGGGTGCTGCTCGGGATCGAGCGCTGGCTCGGCCGGCGCACCGAGCGGCTCCTGGCCGTGAGCGAGACGGTGCGGCGCGAGCTCCTGGCCCTCGGGATCGGCACGCCGGAGCGGCTCACCGTGATGCCGCTCGGGCTCGACCTCGACCCGTTCGTCGCCGCCGAGGCGGCGCGGGGGGCGCTGCGGGCTGAGCTCGGGGTCGACCGGCGCGCCCTGCTCTGCGGCATCGTCGCCCGGCTCGTGCCCATCAAGGCTCACGAGCTCTTCCTCGAGGCGGCGGCCACCGTGGTCCGGCGGCTCCCCGAGAGCGCGTTCCTGGTGATCGGCGAGGGCGAGCGGCGAGCCGAGCTCGAGGGCCTGGCGACGCGGCTCGGCCTCGCCCGGCACGTGCGGTTCCTCGGGTGGCGCCCGGACCTCGATCGGATCTACGCCGACCTCGATCTGGCCGTGCTCACCTCTCGCAACGAGGGCTCGCCGGTGTCTCTGATCGAGGCGATGGCCGCGGCCCGGCCGGTGGTCGCCACCCGGGTGGGCGGCGTGCCGGACCTCGTCGAAGATGGGATCACCGGGCGCCTGGTGCCGCCGGGAGACGCCCCGGCCCTGGCGGCGGCGATCGAAGCCCTGCTCAGGGATCCCGGAGCGCGGCAGGCGATGGGCGCGGCCGGGCGCAAGCGGGTCGTCCCGGCCTTCGGCGCCGACCGGCTCCTCGCCGACATGGACCGGCTCTACACGGAGCTGCTCGCGTGGCGGCGCTAG
- a CDS encoding glycosyltransferase, translating into MRVLQCLTTGDVGGAELYTLDLVEGLRRAGVDVDVCAFYPPGALTRRFATLGVEVIHLGRIRRVSPAAALRFVRLLRARRYDVLHLYGARVNLVGRLAARLGPRPRVVAALQSVFPGDRENRALVWLDRLTLPWVGAYLSNSRAAVEFLVARGFPREIFRLAPAGIRAEAFGRGVEREAVRRALGIEPRDGPVVISVANLRPMKGHDCLIAALARVRAAGLPCVALFVGDGPLRGDLEARVRAAGLEGRVVFAGARPDVADLLAASDVFALASTWEGLPRAILEAMASGLPVVATAVGGIGEVVDEGTTGFLAPAGDAPALAVRLTTLLADRGLRAAMGARGQARVRAEFSVEQMVARTVAVYHELCGSPVAGAARSGTSDAWPS; encoded by the coding sequence GTGCGCGTCCTTCAGTGCCTGACCACGGGGGATGTGGGCGGCGCCGAGCTCTACACGCTCGACCTCGTGGAGGGCCTGCGGCGGGCCGGGGTCGACGTCGACGTCTGCGCCTTCTATCCGCCCGGGGCCCTGACGCGCCGGTTCGCGACGCTCGGCGTGGAGGTCATCCACCTCGGTCGGATCCGGCGTGTCTCCCCGGCGGCGGCGCTCCGGTTCGTGCGGCTCCTGCGGGCGCGGCGCTACGACGTGCTCCACCTCTACGGCGCGAGGGTGAACCTCGTCGGTCGCCTCGCCGCGCGCCTCGGCCCCCGCCCGCGGGTGGTCGCCGCGCTCCAGAGCGTGTTCCCCGGCGATCGCGAGAACCGGGCTCTGGTCTGGCTCGACCGCCTGACGCTTCCCTGGGTCGGCGCCTATCTCTCCAACTCCCGGGCGGCGGTGGAGTTCCTGGTGGCCCGGGGATTCCCGCGCGAGATCTTCCGGCTGGCCCCGGCCGGGATCCGGGCCGAGGCATTCGGGCGGGGCGTGGAGCGGGAGGCGGTCCGGCGCGCCCTCGGGATCGAGCCCCGGGACGGTCCGGTGGTCATCTCGGTGGCTAATCTCCGACCCATGAAGGGGCACGACTGCCTGATCGCCGCCCTGGCTCGGGTGCGCGCCGCCGGCCTCCCCTGCGTCGCGCTGTTCGTGGGGGACGGGCCCCTCCGGGGCGACCTCGAGGCGCGCGTCCGAGCGGCCGGCCTCGAGGGCCGGGTCGTCTTCGCCGGGGCGCGCCCCGACGTCGCCGACCTCCTGGCGGCCTCCGACGTCTTCGCGCTCGCGTCGACCTGGGAGGGCCTGCCCCGCGCCATCCTCGAGGCCATGGCGAGCGGGCTCCCGGTGGTGGCCACCGCGGTCGGCGGGATCGGCGAGGTGGTGGACGAGGGGACGACCGGCTTCCTGGCCCCGGCCGGGGACGCTCCCGCCCTGGCCGTTCGGCTCACGACCCTCCTCGCGGACCGCGGGCTGCGGGCGGCGATGGGGGCCCGGGGCCAGGCCCGGGTGCGGGCCGAATTCTCGGTGGAGCAGATGGTGGCGAGGACGGTCGCCGTCTACCACGAGCTGTGCGGGTCGCCCGTGGCGGGCGCCGCCCGGAGCGGGACATCGGATGCGTGGCCATCATGA
- the asnB gene encoding asparagine synthase (glutamine-hydrolyzing) yields MGSIWYHRPGHLTVCGIAGQLFFDSGRTVERALLERMSAVLAHRGPDDAGIFREGPIGLVNRRLAIIDLSAGGHQPMASADGRFWITYNGEIYNFHELRAALAREGVAFRSESDTEVILALYARRGPGCLAALRGMFAFAIWDRERRTLLVARDRLGKKPVVYARDGQALHFASEAKAILQDPAVGVEPDLTAIHHFLSYGDVPSPWSAFRSMQKLPPAHYLWVEDGRVSVHRYWTLRYTPKRREPEAVLAEELLALLEEAVRLRLISDVPVGALLSGGLDSSTVVALMRRAGAGPLRTFSIGFDRPEYDELAYARQVARHFETDHHELVVKPDAVAILPRLTWHYDEPFADASAVPAFALCEMARGFVTVALNGDGGDETFAGYDRYRAAALAAWADGLPAAVRRMAARGLRHLPGDAPKSRTGRLRRFAEALALPPRRRYARWLTVFGNGEKAELYTPAFAAQVGAVDSLALLDAAYAESDAPTFLDATLHADVQRYLPDDLLVKMDIASMAHSLEVRSPFLDHRVVEFAAALPPGLKLRGLTAKYLLKRITRGLLPEPIRRRPKMGFGVPIDHWFRHELRELAYDVLLDGRACQRGYFRPDVVRRYLDEHARGRAHHHARLWSLLVLELWHRAFVDRRPAAPPAAV; encoded by the coding sequence GTGGGTTCCATCTGGTACCATCGTCCGGGGCACCTGACCGTGTGCGGTATCGCCGGCCAGCTCTTCTTCGATTCCGGGCGGACGGTGGAGCGGGCGCTCCTCGAGCGGATGAGTGCGGTCCTCGCCCATCGTGGCCCCGACGACGCCGGCATCTTCCGGGAAGGCCCCATCGGCCTCGTCAACCGGCGGCTCGCCATCATCGACCTGAGCGCGGGCGGGCACCAGCCGATGGCCAGCGCCGACGGGCGCTTCTGGATCACCTACAACGGCGAGATCTACAACTTCCACGAGCTGCGCGCCGCGCTCGCCCGGGAGGGCGTCGCCTTCCGCTCGGAGAGCGACACCGAGGTGATCCTGGCGCTCTATGCGCGCCGCGGACCGGGGTGCCTCGCGGCGCTCCGGGGGATGTTCGCCTTCGCCATCTGGGACCGCGAGCGCCGCACGCTCTTGGTGGCGCGCGACCGGCTGGGGAAGAAGCCGGTCGTCTATGCCCGCGACGGCCAGGCGCTCCACTTCGCCTCGGAGGCGAAGGCCATTCTCCAGGACCCGGCGGTGGGCGTCGAGCCGGACCTCACGGCCATTCACCACTTCCTCTCCTACGGGGACGTGCCGAGCCCGTGGTCGGCCTTCCGGAGCATGCAGAAGCTCCCGCCGGCGCATTACCTCTGGGTCGAGGACGGGCGGGTGAGCGTCCACCGCTACTGGACGCTTCGCTACACGCCCAAGCGCCGGGAGCCCGAGGCCGTGCTGGCCGAGGAGCTCCTGGCGCTCCTCGAAGAGGCGGTGCGCCTGCGCCTCATCAGCGACGTCCCGGTCGGGGCGCTCCTCTCCGGCGGGCTCGACTCGAGCACGGTGGTGGCCCTGATGCGCCGGGCCGGGGCCGGGCCGCTGCGGACCTTCTCCATCGGCTTCGACCGGCCCGAGTACGACGAGCTCGCCTACGCGCGCCAGGTGGCCCGGCACTTCGAGACGGACCACCATGAGCTGGTCGTGAAGCCGGATGCGGTCGCGATCCTCCCCCGCCTCACGTGGCACTACGACGAGCCCTTCGCCGACGCCTCGGCCGTGCCCGCCTTCGCGCTCTGCGAGATGGCCCGGGGCTTCGTGACCGTGGCCCTGAACGGCGACGGGGGCGACGAGACGTTCGCGGGCTACGACCGCTACCGCGCCGCCGCCCTGGCCGCCTGGGCCGACGGCCTGCCGGCCGCCGTGCGCCGAATGGCGGCTCGCGGGCTGCGGCACCTCCCGGGGGACGCGCCGAAATCCCGCACCGGGCGGCTCCGGCGGTTCGCGGAGGCGCTGGCGCTTCCGCCGCGACGGCGCTACGCGCGCTGGCTCACCGTGTTCGGGAACGGCGAGAAGGCCGAGCTCTACACCCCGGCCTTCGCCGCCCAGGTCGGCGCGGTCGATTCCCTGGCGCTCCTGGACGCGGCCTATGCCGAGTCCGACGCGCCGACCTTCCTCGATGCGACCCTGCACGCCGACGTCCAGCGCTACCTGCCGGACGACCTCCTGGTGAAGATGGACATCGCCAGCATGGCGCACTCCCTCGAGGTGCGGTCGCCATTCCTGGATCACCGGGTGGTCGAGTTCGCGGCCGCCCTGCCGCCGGGCCTGAAGCTGCGCGGGCTCACCGCGAAGTACCTCCTCAAGCGCATCACCCGGGGCCTGCTCCCCGAGCCCATCCGCCGCCGGCCGAAGATGGGCTTCGGCGTCCCGATCGACCACTGGTTCCGCCACGAGCTGCGGGAGCTGGCCTACGACGTGCTCCTCGACGGGCGGGCGTGCCAGCGCGGCTACTTCCGTCCCGACGTGGTGCGCCGGTACCTGGACGAGCACGCCCGGGGCCGGGCTCACCACCACGCCCGGCTCTGGAGCCTCCTCGTGCTCGAGCTGTGGCATCGAGCCTTCGTGGACCGGCGACCGGCGGCGCCGCCCGCGGCGGTGTAG
- a CDS encoding glycosyltransferase family 4 protein has translation MAEPAALPSTLGAPVIIVTSTYPPVVGGMERFCRDLAGELARRGVPVSILTRRVPGTPAVERADGVEVHRLRVPRPRVAAAGAFIAGAVGWLARARPSRSARCLLHCHSTFSPATIGILAKPLIGARVVVTAHTGGLLGEVWEHQRSPLRGIRRVLLRRADAFTGVTEETARELGAFVRPRSPVRVIPNFVDVGRFRPAADPAERARLRARLGLDPRRPVGLFVGRLNPVKNVDLILDAVAILGDAAPDVLIVGDGPEGDRLRRRAGELGLGGRVRFVGARPDVEAFLQAADLFVLPSVSEGVPLALLEAMASGLPVIATAVGGIRQLVQDGTTGLQVQSEDPKGLAQAMSRVLDDRGLAERLGRGAREWAVGHVAPERVVGEYLELYRQVLRG, from the coding sequence TTGGCTGAGCCCGCCGCGCTGCCGTCGACGCTCGGCGCCCCTGTCATCATCGTCACCTCCACGTATCCCCCGGTCGTCGGCGGCATGGAGCGCTTCTGCCGGGACCTCGCGGGCGAGCTGGCCCGGCGCGGGGTCCCGGTGTCGATCCTGACCCGGCGCGTCCCCGGCACGCCGGCCGTCGAGCGGGCGGACGGCGTGGAGGTGCATCGCCTGCGGGTCCCGCGGCCGCGGGTGGCCGCGGCGGGCGCCTTCATCGCCGGGGCGGTGGGCTGGCTGGCGCGCGCCCGGCCCTCCCGGAGCGCCCGGTGCCTCCTCCACTGCCACTCCACGTTCTCGCCGGCGACCATCGGAATCCTGGCCAAGCCCCTGATCGGCGCCCGCGTCGTGGTGACGGCTCACACGGGCGGCCTCCTCGGCGAGGTGTGGGAGCACCAGCGGTCGCCGCTCCGCGGGATCCGCCGGGTCCTCCTGCGTCGGGCCGACGCCTTCACCGGCGTGACGGAGGAGACGGCGCGGGAGCTCGGCGCGTTCGTCCGGCCCCGGTCTCCCGTGCGGGTGATCCCGAACTTCGTCGACGTCGGGCGGTTCCGCCCGGCGGCCGATCCGGCCGAGCGGGCGCGGCTGCGGGCGCGGCTCGGGCTCGATCCCCGGCGTCCGGTGGGACTCTTCGTCGGGCGGCTCAATCCCGTGAAGAACGTGGATCTGATCCTGGACGCGGTGGCGATCCTGGGCGACGCGGCGCCGGACGTCCTGATCGTGGGGGACGGCCCCGAAGGGGACCGGCTGCGCCGCCGGGCGGGGGAGCTCGGGCTCGGCGGCCGGGTCCGCTTCGTGGGCGCCCGGCCGGACGTCGAGGCCTTTCTCCAGGCGGCGGACCTGTTCGTCCTGCCCTCGGTGTCGGAAGGCGTGCCTCTGGCGCTGCTCGAAGCCATGGCCTCCGGCCTGCCCGTCATCGCCACCGCGGTCGGCGGCATCCGCCAGCTCGTCCAGGACGGCACGACCGGGCTCCAGGTGCAGAGCGAGGATCCCAAGGGTCTCGCCCAGGCGATGTCCCGCGTCCTCGACGACCGCGGCCTCGCCGAGCGGCTCGGTCGGGGCGCCCGCGAATGGGCCGTCGGCCACGTCGCGCCCGAGCGCGTGGTGGGCGAGTACCTCGAGCTCTACCGTCAGGTGCTCCGTGGCTGA
- a CDS encoding glycosyltransferase family 4 protein has product MELTYAANVDLGIEGADTRHLFAVTDRLCARGHRVTLFVPRLRPYRYPTPVAIRPVWTPRLPLLFPVLYQATLAAALRRDGGRPAAVYERGMPLSWASGRFARRRGARYVREVNGIYRDEARLSGLEPWKVRLLDAFEGAALRRADRVVVVTDAIGDVLVARYGVRAERIVTVPNGVDVERVRPLAAEECRRALGLQPEGPYLCFVGTLTPWHGLPELFAALPAVLAEAKTARLLVVGDGPLRPRLLALSERLGLGAAVHFVGAVPRDAVPRWLGAADVGLNLLTPSIVGAPLKLLEYLAAGRPVVSTRAPHFAWVEARGAGILADPEAPAELAEAILSLLRDRARGRAMGETARRVAETEFSWDRLVPRVEGVCFG; this is encoded by the coding sequence GTGGAGCTCACCTACGCGGCGAACGTCGACCTGGGCATCGAGGGGGCCGATACCCGGCACCTCTTCGCGGTGACCGACCGGCTCTGCGCGCGCGGCCATCGCGTGACGCTCTTCGTGCCGCGGCTCCGCCCGTACCGCTACCCCACGCCGGTCGCGATCCGCCCGGTCTGGACGCCCCGGCTCCCGCTCCTGTTCCCCGTCCTCTATCAGGCGACGCTGGCCGCCGCGCTCCGGCGGGACGGGGGACGGCCGGCGGCGGTCTACGAGCGCGGGATGCCGCTCAGCTGGGCGTCCGGGCGCTTCGCGCGCCGGCGGGGGGCCCGCTACGTCCGCGAGGTCAACGGCATCTACCGCGACGAGGCGCGCCTCAGCGGTCTCGAGCCGTGGAAGGTCCGCCTCCTCGACGCGTTCGAGGGCGCGGCCCTCCGTCGCGCGGACCGGGTGGTCGTCGTGACCGACGCCATCGGCGACGTCCTCGTGGCGCGCTACGGCGTGCGGGCTGAGCGGATCGTCACCGTCCCGAACGGCGTCGACGTCGAGCGCGTGCGCCCCCTGGCCGCCGAGGAGTGTCGGCGCGCCCTCGGGCTCCAGCCCGAAGGGCCGTACCTCTGCTTCGTCGGCACCCTCACTCCCTGGCATGGCCTGCCCGAGCTTTTCGCGGCGCTCCCGGCTGTCCTGGCCGAGGCGAAGACGGCGCGGCTCCTCGTGGTCGGAGACGGTCCCCTGCGGCCGCGCCTGCTGGCGCTCTCCGAGCGCCTCGGGCTGGGCGCCGCGGTGCACTTCGTCGGCGCCGTCCCGCGCGACGCGGTGCCGCGCTGGCTCGGTGCGGCGGACGTCGGGCTCAACCTGCTCACGCCCTCGATCGTCGGCGCGCCGCTCAAGCTCCTCGAGTACCTCGCCGCGGGGCGACCTGTCGTGTCGACCCGCGCGCCCCACTTCGCCTGGGTCGAGGCGCGCGGCGCGGGGATCCTCGCGGACCCCGAGGCGCCCGCCGAGCTGGCCGAGGCCATCCTGAGCCTCCTCCGCGACCGCGCGCGGGGGCGGGCCATGGGCGAGACGGCGCGGCGCGTGGCCGAGACCGAGTTCAGCTGGGACCGGCTGGTGCCGCGGGTCGAGGGCGTCTGCTTTGGCTGA
- a CDS encoding addiction module protein: MSSVRKEVLSLSVADRLQLLEEIWDSLAETPEAIPVTDAQRKELARRRRAHARNPSAAKSWAEVRAKLSRRR; the protein is encoded by the coding sequence ATGAGTAGCGTACGCAAAGAGGTCCTGTCGCTCAGCGTCGCCGACCGACTGCAGTTGCTCGAAGAGATCTGGGACAGCCTCGCCGAAACGCCTGAGGCTATTCCGGTGACCGATGCGCAGCGCAAAGAACTTGCCCGACGCCGCCGTGCGCACGCGCGCAATCCCTCGGCTGCGAAATCTTGGGCGGAGGTACGCGCCAAGCTCTCACGACGGAGGTGA
- a CDS encoding DUF4926 domain-containing protein encodes MRYRVLDTVVLDTELPERGLRKGDLGAVVQVYDPDGIEVEFVTASGRTEALVTVNVADVRPVGDDDLVAVRPYRRSGLNEAAHHRVERTG; translated from the coding sequence ATGAGATATCGCGTTCTCGATACTGTGGTGTTGGACACGGAGCTACCCGAACGCGGGCTTCGTAAGGGAGACCTCGGTGCGGTGGTGCAGGTCTACGACCCTGACGGCATTGAGGTCGAGTTCGTGACGGCTTCCGGGAGAACAGAGGCGTTGGTGACGGTGAACGTCGCGGATGTACGACCGGTCGGGGATGACGACTTGGTGGCCGTTCGGCCATACCGCCGGTCTGGCTTGAACGAGGCGGCTCACCACCGGGTTGAGCGGACCGGCTGA